In a single window of the Pseudomonas oryzihabitans genome:
- the ureG gene encoding urease accessory protein UreG, with product MTTQPLRVGIGGPVGSGKTALTLALCRALRERYNLAVVTNDIYTREDADFLVRNEALAPERILGVETGGCPHTAIREDASINLEAVDQLNRRFPGLDLILVESGGDNLSATFSPELSDLTLYVIDVSAGDKLPRKGGPGICKSDLLVINKIDLAEQVGASLEVMDRDTRKMRGDKPFVFSNQKTGLGLEDIIAFIEKQGLLTAA from the coding sequence ATGACTACCCAACCCCTGCGCGTCGGTATCGGCGGACCGGTCGGCTCCGGAAAGACCGCCCTCACCCTGGCCCTCTGCCGCGCCCTGCGCGAGCGCTACAACCTGGCGGTGGTGACCAACGACATCTACACCCGCGAGGATGCCGACTTCCTGGTGCGCAACGAGGCCCTGGCGCCCGAGCGCATCCTCGGCGTGGAAACCGGCGGCTGTCCGCACACCGCCATCCGCGAAGACGCTTCCATCAACCTGGAAGCGGTCGACCAGCTCAACCGGCGCTTTCCCGGGCTGGATCTGATCTTGGTGGAGTCCGGGGGCGACAACCTCTCCGCCACCTTCAGCCCGGAGCTGTCGGACCTCACGCTCTATGTCATCGACGTCTCGGCCGGCGACAAGCTGCCGCGCAAGGGCGGCCCCGGCATCTGCAAGTCGGATCTGCTGGTGATCAACAAGATCGACCTGGCCGAACAGGTCGGTGCCTCCCTGGAAGTGATGGATCGCGATACCCGCAAGATGCGCGGCGACAAGCCCTTCGTCTTCAGCAACCAGAAGACCGGCCTGGGCCTTGAGGACATCATTGCCTTCATCGAGAAACAGGGTCTGCTGACCGCTGCCTGA
- a CDS encoding urease accessory protein UreF, with product MNPPFALLRLASPQLPIGGYSYSQGLELAIDSGLIRTAAEAEVWLHDSLELNLARFEAPLLLAHCEAAAAADWTRLSELADRHRASRETAEFQLESRQTGYSLGQLLLGLPELDDASRRLLSELPPTFALGWALTARAWAITPQAALEAWLWTWLENQLAVLMKTLPLGQQAAQRLTSLLLPTLATATEQATALPEAAWGGAPFGLALSSMAHERQYSRLFRS from the coding sequence GTGAATCCGCCCTTCGCCCTGTTGCGCCTGGCCAGCCCTCAGCTACCCATCGGCGGCTACAGCTACTCCCAGGGCCTGGAGTTGGCCATCGACAGCGGCCTGATCCGCACCGCGGCGGAGGCCGAGGTCTGGCTGCACGACAGCCTCGAACTCAACCTGGCACGCTTCGAGGCACCCCTGCTGCTGGCCCACTGCGAAGCCGCGGCTGCGGCGGACTGGACGAGGCTGAGCGAGCTGGCCGACCGGCACCGCGCCAGTCGCGAGACCGCGGAATTCCAGCTGGAAAGCCGCCAGACCGGCTATTCCCTGGGGCAGCTGCTGCTCGGCCTGCCGGAGCTGGATGATGCCAGTCGGCGCCTGCTGAGCGAGTTGCCACCGACCTTCGCCTTGGGCTGGGCGCTGACCGCCCGTGCCTGGGCAATCACGCCCCAGGCCGCCCTGGAAGCCTGGCTGTGGACCTGGCTGGAAAACCAGCTGGCGGTGCTGATGAAGACCCTGCCGCTGGGCCAGCAAGCCGCCCAACGCCTCACCTCCCTGCTGCTGCCGACCCTGGCCACCGCGACCGAGCAGGCTACCGCCTTGCCCGAAGCGGCCTGGGGCGGCGCCCCCTTCGGCCTTGCCCTCAGCAGCATGGCCCACGAGCGGCAGTACAGCCGCCTGTTCCGTTCCTAG
- the ureE gene encoding urease accessory protein UreE: MLVVHHRCAPRDTWDAELHLTYDARSKSRLRAMTSAGEDVGLFLERGQPPLADGDCLEARDGRIVRVVARPEKLLHVTCASAFELTRAAYHLGNRHVALQIGDGWLRLLDDYVLKAMLEQLGAQVSEIEAGFQPEHGAYGGGHHHSRHGEEGFNYAPKLHHFGVRT, from the coding sequence ATGCTGGTCGTTCACCACCGTTGCGCCCCCCGGGACACCTGGGACGCCGAACTGCACCTCACCTACGACGCTCGCAGCAAGAGTCGCCTGAGAGCCATGACCAGCGCCGGCGAAGACGTCGGCCTGTTTCTTGAGCGCGGGCAACCGCCGCTGGCCGATGGCGACTGTCTGGAAGCCCGCGACGGCCGCATCGTGCGGGTTGTCGCACGCCCGGAAAAGCTGCTGCACGTGACCTGCGCCAGCGCCTTCGAGCTGACTCGCGCCGCCTATCATCTGGGCAATCGTCATGTGGCCTTGCAGATCGGCGATGGCTGGCTGCGGCTGCTGGACGATTATGTGCTCAAGGCCATGCTGGAACAGCTGGGTGCCCAGGTCAGCGAGATCGAGGCCGGCTTCCAGCCCGAGCATGGCGCCTACGGTGGCGGTCATCACCACTCGCGCCATGGCGAAGAGGGCTTCAACTACGCACCCAAGCTGCACCATTTCGGCGTGCGTACGTGA
- a CDS encoding TetR family transcriptional regulator yields the protein MSIRAQQKLQTRQALLESARLLMNSGRGFGSLSLREVSRQAGIVPAGFYRHFADMEAFGLALVAEVGDTFRAALRQVRHHELQQRGMIEASVEIFLRAVGDNRDQFLFLAREQYGGSLAVRQAIADLRQRITQDLARDLLALGRLPHLTPSQIDVLADLVVKTVFATLPELIDPPPAATPRHLWPAAKMVQQLKLILIGSKHWRRTERTDAPKEGIGLLASAMAHQIGAT from the coding sequence ATGTCGATTCGTGCCCAGCAGAAGCTGCAAACGCGCCAGGCGCTGCTGGAGTCGGCGCGCCTGCTGATGAACAGCGGCCGCGGCTTCGGCAGCCTCAGCCTGCGCGAGGTGAGTCGCCAGGCCGGTATCGTCCCGGCGGGGTTCTATCGCCATTTCGCCGACATGGAAGCCTTTGGCCTGGCACTGGTGGCCGAAGTGGGCGACACCTTTCGCGCGGCCCTGCGCCAGGTGCGGCATCACGAACTGCAGCAGCGCGGCATGATCGAGGCCTCGGTGGAGATCTTTCTCCGTGCGGTGGGCGACAACCGCGACCAGTTCCTCTTTCTCGCCCGCGAACAATACGGCGGCTCCCTGGCGGTGCGCCAGGCGATCGCCGACCTGCGTCAACGCATCACCCAGGACCTGGCCCGCGACCTGCTCGCCCTGGGCCGTCTACCGCACCTGACGCCGTCGCAGATCGACGTCCTGGCCGATCTGGTGGTGAAGACGGTGTTCGCCACCCTGCCGGAGCTGATCGATCCGCCACCCGCTGCCACGCCGCGTCATCTGTGGCCGGCGGCAAAGATGGTGCAGCAGCTCAAGCTGATCCTGATCGGCAGCAAGCACTGGCGGCGTACCGAGCGCACTGACGCCCCAAAGGAGGGCATCGGTCTGCTGGCCAGCGCCATGGCGCACCAAATCGGCGCAACTTGA
- the pcaQ gene encoding pca operon transcription factor PcaQ → MNLDNRIKFRHLLCFLEIAQQRSFAKAADAIAVSQPAISKTMRELEEILEVRLFERGKGEVVPTEAGLLFLRHAGPCVQALREGMQLVRGGEAGGLVRVGVLSTVESQVLPEVLARLHARHRQLIVNVATGPSAYLLGQLRVGDLDLVVGRMTDSPDIHGLDFEHLYTEALTLVVRPGHPLSQALPADLATLARYPLVLPLPGTTIRRHAESLFVQCGIPLSPQRLETLSPTLSRQYVRQSDALWVAPLDAVRRDLATGELVEVQLGVREAGGSVGICRNGSQSMSLATQRFCDVLREVAGELTHNP, encoded by the coding sequence ATGAATCTCGACAACCGTATCAAGTTCCGGCATCTGCTGTGCTTTCTGGAGATCGCCCAGCAGCGCAGCTTCGCCAAGGCGGCCGATGCCATCGCCGTGTCCCAGCCGGCCATTTCCAAGACCATGCGCGAACTCGAGGAGATCCTCGAGGTGCGCCTGTTCGAGCGTGGCAAGGGCGAGGTGGTGCCGACCGAGGCGGGTCTGCTGTTCCTGCGCCATGCCGGTCCCTGCGTCCAGGCGCTACGCGAGGGGATGCAGCTGGTGCGCGGCGGCGAGGCCGGCGGCCTGGTGCGGGTCGGGGTCCTGTCGACGGTGGAAAGCCAGGTCCTGCCCGAGGTCCTGGCACGCTTGCACGCTCGCCATCGGCAACTCATCGTCAATGTCGCCACCGGACCCAGCGCCTACCTGTTGGGCCAGCTGCGGGTCGGCGATCTGGATCTGGTGGTCGGCCGCATGACCGACAGCCCCGACATCCACGGCCTGGATTTCGAGCACCTCTATACCGAGGCCCTGACCCTGGTGGTCCGTCCGGGGCATCCGCTGAGCCAGGCCCTGCCGGCGGACCTCGCGACCCTGGCGCGCTATCCCCTGGTGTTGCCACTGCCCGGCACCACCATCCGCCGCCACGCCGAGAGTCTCTTCGTGCAGTGCGGCATCCCGCTCAGCCCCCAGCGGCTGGAAACGCTGTCGCCGACGCTGAGCCGCCAGTATGTCCGCCAGAGCGATGCCCTGTGGGTCGCCCCGCTGGATGCGGTGCGTCGCGACCTGGCCACCGGCGAGCTGGTCGAGGTGCAGCTCGGGGTTCGTGAAGCCGGTGGCTCGGTGGGCATCTGCCGCAACGGCAGCCAGTCCATGTCCCTGGCTACCCAGAGATTCTGTGATGTCTTGCGTGAGGTTGCGGGTGAGCTGACCCATAACCCATAG
- the pcaH gene encoding protocatechuate 3,4-dioxygenase subunit beta, producing the protein MHNKPHDVRYVARDRTWHPQAYTPAYKSSIPRSPRQALVSLQHQTASERTGPDFSRLPLGPHDNDLLLNFGTGQLPQGERIVLFGTLRDQFGKPVPNSLVEIWQANAGGRYRHKNDVYLAPLDPNFGGVGRTRTNSQGNYVFRTVRPGPYPWRNGSNDWRPAHIHVSVMGPAIATRLITQLYFEGDPLIPLCPIVKSIADPDAVQTLIARLDMSMANPMDCLAYRFDIVTRGARQTFFEHH; encoded by the coding sequence ATGCATAACAAGCCCCACGACGTACGCTACGTCGCCCGTGATCGCACCTGGCATCCCCAGGCCTATACACCCGCCTACAAATCCTCGATTCCGCGCTCGCCGCGCCAGGCGCTGGTGAGCCTGCAACATCAGACGGCGTCGGAGCGCACCGGCCCGGACTTCTCGCGGTTGCCCCTGGGGCCGCATGACAACGACCTGCTGCTCAACTTCGGCACCGGCCAATTGCCCCAGGGCGAGCGTATCGTGCTGTTCGGTACCCTGCGCGACCAGTTCGGCAAGCCGGTGCCCAATTCCCTGGTGGAGATCTGGCAGGCCAATGCCGGTGGCCGCTATCGGCACAAGAACGACGTCTACCTGGCACCCCTGGACCCCAACTTCGGTGGCGTTGGCCGCACCCGCACCAACAGCCAGGGCAACTACGTCTTCCGCACCGTCCGCCCCGGTCCCTATCCCTGGCGCAACGGCAGCAACGACTGGCGCCCGGCGCACATCCACGTCTCGGTCATGGGTCCGGCCATCGCCACCCGGCTGATCACCCAGCTGTACTTCGAGGGCGATCCGCTGATCCCGCTGTGCCCCATCGTCAAGTCCATCGCCGATCCTGACGCCGTGCAGACCCTCATCGCCCGCCTGGACATGAGCATGGCCAACCCCATGGATTGCCTGGCCTACCGTTTCGACATCGTCACCCGCGGCGCGCGGCAGACGTTCTTCGAACATCACTGA
- the pcaG gene encoding protocatechuate 3,4-dioxygenase subunit alpha translates to MTPNYQALLPETPSQTAGPYVHIGLALAAAGIPTRDVEIWNELVKPGAPGEHILLTGQVFDGNGNLVRDSFLEFWQADHEGQYDPVYDVEKAFNGFGRTATTFDAGDWTLHTIKPGQVADQRGQPMAPHINVTLFARGINIHLQTRLYFDDEAEANARCPVYNLPEPERRATLLARRCEIDGRLAYRFDIHLQGPQETVFFDI, encoded by the coding sequence ATGACGCCCAACTATCAAGCTCTGCTGCCGGAAACGCCCTCCCAGACCGCCGGCCCCTATGTGCATATCGGCCTGGCCCTGGCGGCCGCCGGTATCCCTACTCGCGACGTCGAGATCTGGAACGAATTGGTCAAGCCCGGCGCCCCTGGCGAGCACATCCTGCTCACCGGCCAGGTGTTCGACGGCAACGGCAACCTGGTGCGTGACTCCTTTCTGGAGTTCTGGCAGGCCGATCATGAGGGGCAGTACGACCCGGTCTACGACGTCGAGAAGGCCTTCAACGGCTTCGGCCGCACCGCCACCACCTTCGACGCCGGCGACTGGACGCTCCATACCATCAAACCTGGCCAAGTCGCCGACCAGCGCGGCCAGCCCATGGCCCCGCACATCAACGTCACCCTGTTCGCGCGCGGCATCAACATCCACCTGCAGACCCGGCTCTACTTCGACGACGAAGCCGAGGCCAATGCCCGCTGCCCGGTCTACAACCTGCCGGAGCCAGAGCGCCGGGCTACCCTGCTGGCGCGCCGTTGCGAGATCGATGGCCGCTTGGCCTATCGCTTCGACATCCACTTGCAGGGTCCGCAGGAAACCGTCTTCTTCGATATCTAG
- the coq7 gene encoding 2-polyprenyl-3-methyl-6-methoxy-1,4-benzoquinone monooxygenase produces the protein MRSKRLYSPLDRLLIQADTALRTLTPFSGAPTRSSPAIPLKDAELSDEERRHAAGLMRINHTGEVCAQALYQGQALTAKLPEVREEMERSADEEIDHLAWCEQRIRALGERPSLLNPLFYGLSFGIGAGAGLISDRLSLGFVAATEDQVCRHLDEHLEKLPAADAKSRAVLEQMRIDEEQHAEHALAAGGWRFPTPVKYGMSLMSKVMTKTTYRI, from the coding sequence ATGCGCTCCAAGCGCCTCTACTCCCCGCTCGATCGGCTGCTGATCCAGGCCGATACCGCCCTGCGTACCCTGACACCCTTCAGCGGCGCTCCCACGCGCAGCTCGCCGGCCATTCCGCTCAAGGATGCCGAGCTCAGCGACGAGGAGCGGCGCCACGCAGCCGGCCTTATGCGCATCAACCACACGGGCGAGGTCTGTGCCCAGGCGCTGTACCAGGGCCAGGCGCTGACCGCCAAGCTGCCGGAAGTCCGGGAGGAAATGGAGCGTTCGGCGGACGAAGAGATCGACCACCTGGCCTGGTGCGAGCAGCGCATCCGCGCCCTGGGTGAGCGCCCCAGCCTGCTCAATCCGCTATTCTATGGCCTGTCCTTCGGGATCGGTGCAGGTGCCGGATTGATCAGCGATCGCCTGAGCCTGGGCTTCGTCGCCGCTACCGAGGACCAGGTCTGCCGCCATCTGGATGAGCACCTGGAAAAGCTGCCGGCAGCCGACGCCAAGTCGCGGGCGGTGCTGGAGCAGATGCGCATCGACGAGGAACAGCATGCCGAGCACGCCCTGGCGGCCGGTGGCTGGCGCTTTCCCACGCCGGTCAAATACGGCATGAGCCTGATGTCCAAGGTCATGACCAAGACCACCTACCGCATCTGA
- a CDS encoding histidine triad nucleotide-binding protein has protein sequence MDCLFCKIVAGDIPAKVLYEDDQVMAFHDIAPQAPVHFLVIPKKHIATLHDLSEANDKQLAGHILFTAQRLAQEQGCEEGFRVAMNCNALGGQTVYHIHMHVLGKRQMTWPPG, from the coding sequence GTGGATTGTCTGTTCTGCAAGATCGTCGCCGGGGACATTCCGGCCAAGGTGCTCTACGAGGACGATCAGGTCATGGCCTTCCATGACATCGCCCCACAGGCACCCGTGCATTTTCTGGTCATACCCAAGAAGCACATCGCGACCCTGCACGACCTCAGCGAGGCCAACGACAAGCAGCTTGCCGGGCACATCCTCTTCACCGCCCAGCGCCTGGCGCAGGAGCAGGGGTGCGAGGAAGGCTTCCGTGTGGCGATGAATTGCAACGCCTTGGGTGGCCAGACGGTCTATCACATCCATATGCATGTGCTGGGCAAGCGGCAGATGACCTGGCCGCCGGGCTGA
- a CDS encoding SDR family NAD(P)-dependent oxidoreductase, with protein MQRYALVTGASCGIGLALAEALARRGQPLILLARRKDKLESIAAELAQRFDVEVLYRVCDLSEPLHLTGLLHELEQSERAIGLLVNCAGIGSGGDFLEADWPRVQEQLELNILALTRLCHALGQHMAIQGGGQILNVASTAAFQPIPYMSSYAATKAYVLHFSEGLREELKGRGVSVSVLCPGPTKTAFFKNAGLHTGRMEQGKLLMSAEEVALAAVRGLERRQAVIVPGWRNRLGSLLPRIFPRALVRVIAARVGKLFQPA; from the coding sequence ATGCAGCGTTATGCCCTGGTAACCGGCGCCTCGTGCGGGATCGGCCTGGCCCTGGCCGAGGCCCTGGCGCGGCGGGGTCAGCCCCTGATCCTGCTCGCCCGGCGCAAGGACAAGCTGGAGAGCATCGCCGCCGAACTGGCCCAGCGCTTCGACGTGGAGGTGCTCTACCGAGTCTGCGACCTGTCCGAGCCCCTGCACCTGACCGGGCTGCTGCACGAGCTGGAGCAGAGCGAGCGCGCCATCGGCCTGCTGGTCAACTGCGCCGGGATCGGCAGCGGCGGGGACTTTCTTGAAGCAGACTGGCCGCGGGTGCAGGAACAGCTGGAGCTGAACATCCTGGCGCTGACCCGCCTCTGTCACGCCCTGGGCCAGCACATGGCGATCCAGGGTGGCGGTCAGATCCTCAATGTGGCCTCCACCGCGGCTTTCCAGCCCATTCCCTACATGAGCAGCTATGCGGCGACCAAGGCCTATGTGCTGCATTTCTCCGAGGGTCTGCGCGAAGAGCTCAAGGGACGCGGGGTGTCGGTGTCGGTGCTCTGCCCAGGTCCGACCAAGACCGCCTTCTTCAAGAACGCCGGCCTGCATACCGGGCGCATGGAGCAGGGCAAGCTGCTGATGTCCGCCGAGGAGGTGGCCCTGGCCGCCGTCCGCGGGCTGGAGCGGCGCCAGGCGGTGATCGTGCCGGGCTGGCGCAATCGCCTGGGCAGCCTGTTGCCGCGCATCTTCCCTCGTGCCCTCGTTCGCGTGATCGCGGCGCGGGTCGGCAAACTCTTTCAGCCGGCGTAA
- the hemJ gene encoding protoporphyrinogen oxidase HemJ, with product MLYLWFKAFHLIALVCWFAGLFYLPRLFVYHAQSSDAVSHERFCLMERKLYRGIMLPAMILTLVFGIGLLVINPSWLTQGWMHTKLALVVVLIGYHHVCGAMRKKFERGENKRSHVFYRWFNEVPVLVLIAIVILVVVKPY from the coding sequence ATGCTCTATCTTTGGTTCAAAGCCTTTCACCTGATTGCCCTGGTCTGCTGGTTCGCCGGCCTGTTCTATCTGCCGCGGCTGTTCGTCTACCACGCCCAGAGCAGCGACGCCGTGAGTCATGAGCGCTTCTGCCTGATGGAGCGCAAGCTGTACCGCGGCATCATGCTGCCGGCGATGATCCTCACGCTGGTGTTCGGCATCGGCCTGCTGGTGATCAATCCGAGCTGGCTGACCCAGGGCTGGATGCACACCAAGCTAGCACTGGTGGTGGTGCTGATCGGCTATCACCATGTCTGTGGCGCCATGCGCAAGAAATTCGAGCGCGGCGAGAACAAGCGCAGCCATGTGTTCTATCGCTGGTTCAACGAGGTACCGGTGCTGGTGCTCATCGCCATCGTCATCCTGGTGGTGGTCAAACCCTACTAG
- the erpA gene encoding iron-sulfur cluster insertion protein ErpA: MTIETFTPTPLQFTLGAASKVKNLIEEEGNPRLKLRVFVTGGGCSGFQYGFTFDEDSADDDTVIERDGVHLVVDPMSFQYLAGAEVDYQEGLEGSRFVIKNPNAATTCGCGQSFSI; encoded by the coding sequence ATGACCATTGAAACCTTCACCCCGACCCCCCTGCAGTTCACCCTGGGCGCGGCCAGCAAGGTGAAGAACCTGATCGAGGAAGAGGGCAATCCCCGCCTGAAGCTACGCGTCTTCGTCACGGGTGGCGGCTGCTCGGGCTTCCAGTACGGCTTCACCTTCGATGAAGATTCCGCGGATGACGACACCGTCATCGAGCGCGATGGCGTGCATCTGGTGGTGGACCCCATGAGCTTCCAGTACCTGGCCGGCGCCGAGGTGGATTATCAGGAAGGCCTGGAAGGCTCGCGCTTCGTCATCAAGAACCCCAACGCCGCCACCACCTGCGGCTGCGGTCAGTCCTTCTCCATCTGA
- a CDS encoding anhydro-N-acetylmuramic acid kinase, producing MARYLGVMSGTSLDGLDIALIEQEERTRFVAALGMPMPDALRGELLALCAPGDNEIERIAQAEQAWVRLAAQGIAELLEQQGLTPDDIRAVGSHGQTIRHLPVQGYTLQIGDAALLAELSGIDVVADFRRRDLAAGGQGAPLVPAFHADLFGLDRPRAVLNIGGFSNVTLLAPGLPVRGFDCGPGNVLLDAWIHHSQGLHFDANGAWAAQGQVIPTLLQRLLSDPFFVKSGPKSTGREHFNLRWLQQHLGQHAALDPADVQATLAELSARSIAESIRAAQTVDEVLVCGGGAHNVDLMKRLARQLAPAKVQSTAAYEVSPDWMEAMAFAWLAQRFCERLPGNCPEVTGASGLRVLGALYPR from the coding sequence ATGGCGCGCTACCTGGGGGTGATGTCTGGCACCAGTCTGGATGGACTGGATATCGCCCTGATCGAGCAGGAGGAACGGACCCGCTTCGTCGCCGCCCTGGGCATGCCCATGCCCGACGCCTTGCGTGGCGAGCTGCTGGCCCTGTGCGCGCCTGGGGACAACGAGATCGAGCGCATCGCCCAGGCCGAGCAGGCCTGGGTGAGGCTGGCCGCCCAAGGCATCGCCGAATTGCTCGAGCAACAGGGGCTGACACCGGACGACATCCGCGCCGTGGGTAGCCATGGCCAGACCATTCGCCACCTGCCGGTGCAGGGTTATACCCTGCAGATCGGCGATGCTGCCTTATTGGCCGAGCTGAGTGGCATCGACGTGGTGGCCGATTTCCGCCGTCGTGATCTCGCCGCGGGTGGCCAGGGCGCTCCCCTGGTGCCAGCCTTCCATGCCGACCTGTTCGGCCTGGATCGTCCACGCGCGGTGCTCAATATCGGCGGTTTCAGCAATGTGACCCTGCTGGCGCCGGGGCTGCCAGTGCGCGGCTTCGATTGCGGACCGGGCAATGTGCTGCTGGATGCCTGGATCCATCACAGCCAGGGGCTGCACTTCGACGCGAACGGTGCCTGGGCAGCGCAGGGACAGGTCATCCCAACGCTCCTGCAGCGGCTGCTGAGCGACCCCTTCTTCGTGAAGAGCGGACCGAAGAGTACCGGCCGCGAGCATTTCAATCTGCGCTGGTTGCAGCAGCACCTTGGACAGCACGCCGCCCTGGATCCCGCTGACGTCCAGGCCACCCTGGCTGAGCTGAGCGCCAGAAGCATCGCCGAGAGCATCCGGGCTGCCCAGACGGTGGACGAGGTGCTGGTCTGTGGCGGCGGTGCGCACAATGTCGACCTGATGAAGCGCCTGGCCCGGCAGTTGGCGCCCGCGAAGGTACAGAGTACCGCGGCCTATGAGGTATCGCCGGACTGGATGGAAGCCATGGCTTTCGCCTGGTTGGCCCAGCGCTTCTGCGAACGGCTACCCGGCAATTGCCCCGAGGTCACCGGAGCCAGCGGGCTCCGGGTCCTGGGCGCACTCTACCCGCGCTAG
- a CDS encoding OapA family protein, producing MTKPIPKSPFYPKSHLVAASGVAALLSLALLVFPSQQVEAKRTFINLDVEHDARRAVQDQDDLKEQVLSDTQGADTQATSPFAQISPDQPAEQNAEEVPAEEEVVATESVEPQWTTETVRKGDTLSTLFERAGLAAAVVHEVIASSKEAKKLTRLRVGQKIEFQRESSGELLAVRTKLTALQTLSLVKSDQGYEVEHKTITPDIRKAYAQGRISSSLFASAQKAGLSHDMTMALANIFGYDIDFALDIQEGDEFEVVYEDKVVNGKHVGYGNILAARFVNKGKAFTAVRYTAKNGTTNYYTAEGGSMRKAFIRTPVEFSRISSRFTMGRFHPVLNKMRAHKGVDYAAPTGTPIHATGDGKIVKSGRENGYGNVVMIQHGKTYTTVYGHMSRIAKGMRAGTAVKQGQVIGFVGMTGLATGPHLHYEFRINGNHVDPLGVKLPMADPIAKNEISRFLAQSQPLMARMDQERASLLAMNKR from the coding sequence ATGACGAAGCCAATCCCCAAAAGTCCGTTCTACCCCAAAAGCCACCTCGTGGCCGCCAGCGGGGTGGCCGCACTCTTGAGTCTGGCCTTGCTCGTGTTTCCCTCTCAGCAGGTCGAGGCGAAACGTACTTTCATCAATTTGGATGTGGAACACGACGCCAGGCGCGCCGTGCAGGATCAGGATGATCTAAAGGAGCAAGTGCTCTCCGATACTCAAGGTGCGGACACCCAGGCCACCTCCCCCTTTGCCCAGATCTCCCCGGATCAACCGGCCGAGCAGAACGCCGAGGAAGTTCCTGCCGAAGAAGAAGTCGTCGCCACCGAAAGCGTCGAGCCGCAATGGACGACCGAGACGGTGCGCAAGGGCGATACGCTCTCGACACTGTTCGAGCGGGCCGGCCTTGCCGCCGCCGTCGTGCACGAGGTCATTGCCAGCAGCAAGGAAGCCAAGAAGCTGACCCGCCTGCGGGTAGGCCAGAAAATCGAATTCCAGCGTGAATCCTCCGGCGAATTGCTGGCGGTACGCACCAAACTCACCGCGCTGCAGACCCTGTCGCTGGTCAAGTCGGACCAAGGCTACGAGGTCGAGCACAAGACCATTACGCCGGACATCCGCAAGGCCTATGCCCAGGGTCGGATCAGCAGTTCGCTGTTCGCCTCGGCGCAGAAGGCCGGGCTGTCGCACGACATGACCATGGCGCTGGCCAACATCTTCGGCTACGACATCGACTTCGCGCTGGACATCCAGGAAGGCGACGAATTCGAGGTGGTGTACGAGGACAAGGTGGTCAACGGCAAGCACGTCGGCTACGGCAATATCCTGGCCGCTCGCTTCGTGAACAAGGGCAAGGCCTTTACCGCGGTGCGCTATACCGCGAAGAACGGCACCACCAACTACTACACGGCGGAAGGCGGCAGCATGCGCAAGGCCTTCATCCGTACCCCGGTGGAGTTCTCGCGGATCAGCTCGCGCTTCACCATGGGCCGTTTCCATCCGGTGCTGAACAAGATGCGGGCGCACAAGGGCGTCGACTATGCCGCGCCGACCGGGACGCCGATCCATGCCACCGGTGATGGCAAGATCGTCAAATCCGGTCGCGAGAATGGCTACGGCAACGTGGTGATGATCCAACATGGCAAGACCTACACCACCGTCTACGGCCACATGAGCCGGATCGCCAAGGGCATGCGGGCCGGTACGGCCGTGAAGCAGGGCCAGGTGATCGGCTTCGTGGGCATGACCGGGCTGGCAACCGGGCCGCACCTGCACTACGAATTCCGCATCAACGGCAACCACGTCGATCCGCTTGGGGTGAAGTTGCCCATGGCTGACCCCATCGCCAAGAACGAGATCTCGCGCTTCCTGGCTCAGAGCCAGCCGCTCATGGCCCGTATGGACCAAGAGCGGGCTTCGCTCCTCGCGATGAACAAGCGCTAG